From a region of the Methylomonas rapida genome:
- a CDS encoding TonB-dependent receptor, producing the protein MKRLALGLLPWFAMLPLAEAIAEELTSDAEALENVEVVAVSPLQFGGVDINKIPANVQTTTAEGLQRSQAISLADYMNRYMGSVNINDAQNNPLQPDIQYRGFSASPLMGLPAGMAVYVNGVRFNEPFGDMINWDLIPQGAIENMALQPASNPAFGLNALGGSITVNTKTGFSSPKHQLEVQGGSWDRHSEELSSGWNNGTWGYFADFSNFSEEGWRDHSRSEAKRGFGTLSWRGSQSSLDLNFAGTENELRGNGAIPEELLAFGRDKVFTHPDLTRNRLFMVSLDGDTWLNDQNQLSGTAYYRRNKISTYNGDGSEFDDCEVDGTDFLCEDDEPLVAMDGNRVLEDEALEGGTINTSETTQQSFGFALQNAFHHKIFGMNNQLIGGASYDHSTAHYRADTELGSLTSDRGVRAGGVLLQESRVRLNTETNNYGVFLTDTLSVTDKLDVTVSGRYNITHLELKDQFPGDDPDENLTGYHTFNRINPAAGLTYAFMPELTFYGNYSESSRVPTPMELSCADPNNPCKLPNAFVADPPLEQVVANSWEAGFRGDLKQLPFGRMHWNAGFFHVINNNDILWQGNGAVNGMGYFENVGKTQRQGAEAGLSGLFFDDRLRWTANYTFIDATYQSSFGSPNGAHPNAVDGVTQVRPGNKIPGIPAHQAKFSADYDIVPEWTLGFDMNYNSSQYLRGDEANLTAKIPAFVIFNLRSEYRFNEHVALFGRVNNLFDRDYANFGAWAETGEVLQGLGLEENENARFVGVGAPRAAWIGLRLTM; encoded by the coding sequence ATGAAGAGACTTGCCCTGGGGCTGTTGCCCTGGTTTGCGATGTTACCGCTGGCGGAAGCCATTGCCGAGGAGCTGACCAGCGACGCCGAGGCGTTGGAGAATGTCGAAGTGGTGGCGGTATCGCCATTGCAATTCGGCGGTGTGGATATCAACAAAATTCCCGCCAATGTGCAAACCACCACGGCCGAGGGGCTACAACGGTCGCAGGCAATATCGCTGGCGGATTACATGAATCGCTACATGGGTAGCGTCAATATCAACGATGCGCAAAACAATCCCTTGCAGCCGGATATCCAATATCGCGGCTTCAGCGCGTCGCCCCTGATGGGCTTGCCGGCCGGCATGGCGGTCTATGTGAACGGCGTTCGTTTCAACGAACCTTTCGGCGACATGATCAACTGGGATTTGATTCCGCAGGGCGCCATCGAGAACATGGCCTTGCAACCCGCTTCCAACCCGGCCTTCGGTTTGAACGCCTTGGGTGGGTCCATCACCGTCAATACCAAGACCGGCTTTTCGTCGCCCAAACATCAGTTGGAAGTGCAGGGCGGTTCCTGGGACAGGCATTCGGAAGAACTCAGCAGCGGCTGGAACAACGGCACCTGGGGTTACTTTGCCGACTTCAGCAATTTCTCCGAGGAAGGCTGGCGCGATCATTCGCGTAGCGAGGCCAAGCGCGGTTTCGGCACCTTGAGCTGGCGCGGCAGTCAATCCAGCCTGGATTTGAATTTTGCCGGCACCGAGAACGAATTGCGCGGTAACGGCGCGATTCCCGAGGAGTTGCTGGCCTTCGGCCGCGACAAGGTCTTCACCCATCCCGATCTGACGCGCAACCGTTTGTTCATGGTGTCGCTGGACGGCGATACCTGGCTGAACGACCAGAACCAGTTGTCCGGCACGGCTTATTACCGTCGCAACAAGATCAGTACCTATAACGGCGATGGCAGCGAGTTTGATGACTGTGAGGTCGATGGAACCGATTTCTTGTGTGAAGATGACGAACCTTTGGTGGCGATGGACGGTAATCGGGTTTTGGAAGACGAGGCCCTTGAAGGCGGTACCATCAACACGTCGGAAACCACGCAACAATCCTTCGGCTTTGCGCTGCAAAACGCCTTTCATCACAAGATTTTCGGCATGAACAACCAGTTGATCGGCGGGGCGAGTTACGATCACAGCACGGCGCATTATCGCGCCGATACCGAGCTGGGCAGCTTGACCAGTGATCGCGGCGTCAGGGCGGGCGGCGTGTTGCTGCAGGAGTCTCGAGTACGTTTGAATACCGAGACCAATAACTACGGTGTGTTCCTGACCGATACCCTGTCCGTGACCGATAAACTGGATGTGACGGTTTCTGGCCGCTACAACATCACGCATCTGGAGTTGAAGGATCAATTTCCGGGCGACGATCCGGACGAGAATCTGACTGGCTATCATACCTTCAACCGTATCAATCCGGCCGCAGGCTTGACCTATGCCTTCATGCCCGAGCTGACGTTCTACGGCAACTACAGCGAATCGTCCAGGGTGCCGACCCCGATGGAGTTGAGCTGCGCGGACCCAAACAATCCTTGTAAACTGCCGAATGCCTTCGTGGCCGATCCACCGTTGGAACAGGTGGTGGCCAATAGCTGGGAAGCGGGCTTTCGCGGCGATTTGAAACAATTGCCGTTTGGCCGCATGCATTGGAACGCCGGCTTTTTCCATGTCATCAACAACAACGACATCCTTTGGCAGGGCAACGGCGCCGTCAACGGCATGGGGTATTTCGAAAACGTCGGCAAAACCCAGCGCCAAGGCGCGGAAGCGGGGCTGTCGGGCTTGTTTTTCGACGATCGCTTGCGCTGGACGGCCAATTACACCTTCATCGATGCCACCTACCAATCTTCCTTTGGCAGTCCGAACGGCGCTCATCCCAATGCGGTGGATGGCGTCACGCAAGTTCGCCCCGGCAACAAAATACCCGGCATCCCGGCGCATCAAGCCAAGTTCAGCGCGGATTACGATATCGTTCCGGAATGGACGCTGGGCTTCGACATGAACTACAACAGTTCGCAATACCTGCGCGGCGACGAAGCCAATCTGACCGCCAAGATTCCAGCTTTCGTCATTTTCAATCTACGCAGCGAATACCGCTTCAACGAGCATGTGGCCTTGTTCGGTCGAGTCAACAACTTGTTCGATCGCGATTACGCCAACTTCGGCGCCTGGGCCGAAACCGGCGAAGTATTGCAAGGACTGGGGCTGGAGGAAAACGAAAACGCTCGGTTTGTCGGCGTCGGTGCGCCGCGGGCAGCCTGGATAGGACTGCGTTTGACGATGTAG
- the rnd gene encoding ribonuclease D, translated as MTIQYINHADQLPALCEQISQEPWIALDTEFLREKIYYPKFCLLQIAAPGWVACVDPLSITDLGPLFTAIYNPSITKVLHSCRQDLEIFYQLTGRIPEPIFDTQIAAPLLGFQENPGYAMLVSSFLNINLNKAHTRTDWSARPLSDDQIQYAADDVIYLCKIYTMMCEQLDKLGRLNWLDNDFALLNDPELYQLSPENAWLRIRGKNKLTGRQLSILQSLSEWRERTAQSENKPRNWLFPDDMLLELAKLQPVTLADLAKIRNINERSANRYGKVLCELIASARQTPPKPLKEKERPIKKTHQHEAIIDVLSAVVRIRAEENSLNPVILATRNELEQLLFGEEDCPLLHGWRYNMAGRELQGLLQGQYTLSLTPDTVVIRPAVD; from the coding sequence ATGACTATTCAATACATCAACCACGCCGACCAGTTACCCGCGTTGTGCGAGCAAATCAGCCAGGAACCCTGGATCGCGCTCGATACAGAATTCTTGCGAGAAAAAATTTATTACCCCAAATTCTGTCTGCTTCAAATTGCGGCTCCCGGCTGGGTCGCCTGCGTGGACCCATTGAGCATCACCGATCTGGGTCCGCTGTTCACCGCCATCTACAACCCTTCCATCACCAAGGTGCTGCATTCCTGCCGCCAGGACCTGGAGATTTTTTACCAGCTTACCGGTCGAATCCCGGAGCCCATTTTCGATACGCAAATCGCCGCGCCGCTACTTGGTTTTCAGGAAAATCCCGGCTACGCGATGCTGGTTTCGAGTTTTTTGAACATCAACCTGAACAAAGCCCATACCCGCACCGACTGGTCCGCGCGACCGCTCAGCGACGACCAGATCCAATATGCCGCCGACGACGTGATCTATTTGTGCAAGATTTACACGATGATGTGCGAGCAACTGGACAAATTGGGCCGGCTGAATTGGCTGGACAACGATTTTGCGCTGTTGAACGACCCGGAGCTGTATCAGTTGTCGCCGGAAAATGCCTGGCTGCGCATCCGCGGCAAAAACAAGCTCACCGGGCGGCAACTGTCCATTTTGCAAAGCTTGAGCGAATGGCGCGAACGCACCGCGCAAAGCGAAAACAAGCCACGCAACTGGCTGTTCCCGGATGACATGCTCTTGGAACTGGCCAAACTGCAGCCCGTAACCCTGGCCGATCTAGCCAAAATTCGCAATATCAACGAACGCAGCGCCAACCGTTACGGCAAAGTGTTATGCGAGCTGATAGCCTCGGCCCGCCAAACCCCACCGAAACCGCTGAAGGAAAAAGAACGTCCCATCAAGAAAACTCACCAGCACGAAGCCATCATCGACGTGCTGAGCGCCGTGGTACGCATACGTGCCGAGGAAAATTCCTTGAACCCGGTCATACTCGCCACCCGCAATGAGTTGGAACAACTGCTGTTCGGCGAAGAAGACTGTCCTTTGCTGCACGGCTGGCGCTACAACATGGCGGGCCGGGAGTTGCAAGGCCTGCTGCAAGGCCAGTACACCCTCAGCCTGACCCCTGACACGGTCGTCATACGCCCCGCCGTGGATTAG
- a CDS encoding TMEM165/GDT1 family protein translates to MDFLARFIGYLHDLPQLSATAATSFALIAAAEIGDKSQLVCMTLASRHRATPVIWGAIAAFAFLNTLAVVFGVAIAKWLPEYLVAAIVALLFAGFGLHALLNHDEDDDDEDVVEKSGHSIFFTTFLLITVAEFGDKTQLAVVAFSSTASPLAVWLGSTIALAFTSGLGVLAGRTVLQRMPLVLLHKISGLMFLLLAGIAAYKAFAGWQAAGFSLVF, encoded by the coding sequence ATGGATTTTCTAGCTCGCTTCATTGGATATTTGCACGATCTTCCCCAGCTCTCCGCTACCGCGGCGACCAGTTTTGCCCTGATCGCCGCGGCGGAAATCGGCGACAAGAGTCAATTGGTGTGCATGACGCTGGCCTCGCGGCATCGTGCGACTCCGGTGATATGGGGCGCCATCGCCGCCTTTGCCTTTTTGAATACACTGGCCGTGGTGTTTGGCGTGGCGATTGCCAAATGGTTGCCGGAATATCTGGTGGCCGCGATTGTGGCGCTGTTGTTTGCCGGTTTTGGCTTGCATGCTTTGTTGAACCATGACGAGGATGACGATGACGAAGACGTCGTGGAAAAAAGCGGGCACAGCATCTTTTTTACTACGTTTTTGCTGATAACCGTGGCGGAATTCGGCGACAAGACCCAATTGGCGGTCGTGGCCTTCAGCAGTACCGCGTCGCCATTGGCTGTCTGGCTGGGTTCGACAATCGCCCTGGCCTTTACCTCCGGGCTGGGCGTGCTGGCGGGGCGCACGGTACTGCAGCGCATGCCGCTGGTGCTATTGCACAAAATCAGCGGCTTGATGTTTTTGTTGTTGGCCGGTATTGCCGCATACAAGGCTTTCGCGGGGTGGCAGGCGGCCGGATTCTCTCTGGTGTTTTAG
- a CDS encoding ZIP family metal transporter — MFDIQAFFERYYLRLQAHPQYLRLMMLPTLQRWGAIAGLFIASQIVVFGSLYLLFGKIVVVGFLASILAGLATGVGALPALFFKDISPRLFNSMLGAAAGVMLAATAFSLLVPGMDYGEQIWPGKGLLIVSAGMLLGALFLHFADEKLPHLHFDAVADESLDSLQKISLFIIAITIHNFPEGMSVGVSFGSGDMKNGLVLSIAIALQNLPEGLAVALPLVGLGYNKWKAVAIATLTGLVEPVGGLLGITMVTVFSSVLPVAMGFAAGAMLFVISEEIIPETHARGRSRVATFSLMIGFIIMMMLDKILG; from the coding sequence ATGTTCGATATCCAAGCTTTTTTTGAAAGGTATTATCTGCGCTTGCAGGCTCATCCGCAGTATCTGAGATTGATGATGTTGCCGACGCTGCAGCGTTGGGGCGCGATTGCCGGGCTTTTCATCGCCAGTCAGATCGTGGTGTTCGGCAGCCTGTATCTGCTTTTTGGCAAGATCGTCGTGGTGGGTTTTCTGGCCAGTATCCTGGCGGGTTTGGCCACCGGCGTAGGGGCATTGCCCGCCTTGTTTTTCAAGGATATTTCCCCCCGGTTATTCAACAGCATGCTGGGTGCGGCGGCGGGCGTCATGTTGGCGGCGACGGCGTTTTCGTTATTGGTGCCGGGCATGGATTATGGCGAGCAAATCTGGCCGGGCAAAGGTTTGTTGATCGTGTCTGCCGGCATGTTGCTGGGTGCGCTGTTTTTGCATTTTGCCGATGAAAAACTGCCGCATCTGCACTTCGACGCGGTGGCCGATGAAAGCCTGGACTCCCTGCAGAAAATTTCCTTATTCATCATCGCGATTACGATTCATAACTTCCCGGAAGGCATGTCGGTCGGCGTCAGTTTCGGTTCCGGCGACATGAAAAACGGGCTGGTGTTGTCGATTGCGATTGCCTTGCAAAACCTGCCGGAAGGTTTGGCCGTCGCCTTGCCGCTGGTGGGCTTGGGCTATAACAAATGGAAGGCCGTGGCGATTGCGACCTTGACCGGCTTGGTGGAGCCTGTTGGCGGTCTGCTCGGCATCACGATGGTGACGGTGTTTTCCTCGGTATTGCCGGTGGCGATGGGCTTTGCCGCTGGTGCGATGTTGTTCGTGATCAGCGAGGAAATCATTCCGGAAACGCATGCCAGGGGCCGTTCGCGCGTCGCCACGTTTTCGTTGATGATCGGTTTCATCATCATGATGATGCTGGACAAAATCTTGGGATAA
- a CDS encoding EAL domain-containing protein yields the protein MAIRRYRWQEIGGLLCLGLLYAIVAKIVLTSFSEANSGVSLVWFSGGIGLAVLLLKGMHYWPGIFLGAFAAGLMVDDAFWMSVFIAAGNTLESVAAAWWLKRDGRFSPVLSRPEHFFRLSYAAAACSLISAVLGPWAIWWGGLIPTPAMPKAMLHWWMADVFGIVFTTPVILVWRRWPHEWFRRTRLLETLSFMALCLFIGQFLFLGFFPFSAEVYPNTYWFFPCMIWGALRFGRHGVMWVATLGVLMGLYGAAHLRGVFANDFQQSGMLNFWFFMAVLSFTGTLLVLALQSNLYYARVLHGSQRRLQAIIDATPIPCALNDDRQRITLLNPAFVKTFGYTLDDIPTLEDWFTQAYPEPAYRQWVKDTWRQRLRQAKQSGLPLQPFQKKVVCKNGEIRQVLAGAGPLEGAYENEYLVTLMDLTEQSRINKALSDANVLLQTVLETLPLRVFWKDRQSRYLGGNRLFAEDAGLAAVDDLLGKNDHQLGWWAQAEQYQADDRQVMETGQGRVGYEEPQTRPNGEKIWLRTSKLPLRNSDGEVIGVLGIYEDISMRKRIDDQLLWRTTFLEALLEATPDGILAVDETGNKLLQNRRLSELWDIPPGIAEQADDSLQLEFVKNKTRNPRQFLEKVSFLYAHPEETSRDEIELVDGKLLKRFSAPVRDRLGHYYGRIWYFTDITEMRKGELSLRQQEYYQRSLLDNFPFLVWLKDRESRYLAVNRTFAQQCRIGIQDVIGKTDFDIFPADLAQGYRRNDEEVMASRQRKHIEESLLVDGCWRWMETYKAPLIDDKGEVLGTVGFSRDISPRKESEEALKLAALVFDNSSEAMLVTDAENKILKVNAAFTQITGYSFEEVRGQDPKILASGLQDQAFYRAMWDSINATGGWRGEIINRRKTGEIYIEEITINSIFDDQGRPQRRVALFSDITQRKQSEEQIWQQAYFDPLTGLPNRRLMRERLAQEIKKAQRMQQRFGLLFIDLDHFKDVNDTLGHEMGDELLKEAGRRLSASVRESDTVARLGGDEFTVILGEMASLDGLERVAKLLIQRLSEPFTLSDEVVFVSASIGITLYPDDGLELGQLLRNADQAMYAAKNLGRNRYSFFTAAMQEALTARAAMVTDLRGALANQEFGLVYQPIVELSSGAVHKAEALLRWQHPERGGISPAEFVPLAEDAGLIHEIGDWVFQTASRQVARWRQILHPDFQISVNKSPQQFLDSRHGALDWLDWLRRLELPGNAVAVEITEGLLLEANTKASEHLLVFRDAGVQVAIDDFGTGYSSLAYLKKFDIDYLKIDQSFVSNLSADSSDFVLCQAIIVMAHKLGLKVIAEGVETEAQRDLLNAIGCDYAQGYLFAQPMTVDEFERRFVLK from the coding sequence ATGGCGATTCGGCGTTATCGATGGCAGGAAATTGGCGGCTTGTTATGTCTGGGATTGCTGTATGCCATCGTCGCCAAAATTGTACTGACCTCGTTTTCCGAAGCCAATAGCGGCGTTTCGCTAGTCTGGTTTTCCGGCGGCATCGGGCTGGCCGTATTGCTGCTCAAGGGCATGCATTATTGGCCGGGCATTTTCCTCGGTGCGTTCGCGGCCGGTTTGATGGTGGATGATGCCTTTTGGATGTCCGTTTTCATTGCCGCCGGCAATACCCTGGAATCGGTGGCGGCGGCGTGGTGGCTGAAGCGCGATGGCCGGTTTTCGCCGGTCTTGAGCCGGCCCGAGCATTTTTTTCGCCTGAGCTATGCCGCCGCCGCCTGTTCCTTGATTAGCGCCGTGCTGGGTCCTTGGGCCATTTGGTGGGGTGGGTTGATTCCAACGCCTGCCATGCCTAAAGCGATGCTGCATTGGTGGATGGCCGATGTGTTCGGCATCGTCTTCACCACGCCCGTCATTCTGGTCTGGCGACGCTGGCCGCATGAATGGTTTCGGCGGACGCGTCTGCTTGAAACCTTGTCCTTCATGGCGTTGTGCCTGTTCATAGGGCAGTTTCTGTTTCTTGGTTTTTTTCCGTTCTCGGCCGAGGTATATCCTAATACCTATTGGTTTTTTCCCTGCATGATTTGGGGGGCCTTGCGGTTTGGCCGCCACGGTGTGATGTGGGTCGCAACCCTGGGCGTGTTGATGGGGTTGTATGGCGCGGCCCACCTGCGCGGCGTGTTTGCAAACGATTTTCAGCAGAGCGGCATGTTGAACTTCTGGTTTTTCATGGCCGTGCTGTCGTTTACCGGCACGCTGCTGGTCCTGGCTTTGCAAAGCAACCTTTATTACGCTCGAGTTTTACACGGGAGCCAACGCCGCCTGCAAGCCATCATTGATGCGACACCGATACCCTGCGCGCTGAACGATGACAGGCAAAGGATTACGCTGTTGAATCCCGCCTTCGTCAAAACCTTTGGTTATACGCTGGACGATATTCCCACGCTGGAGGATTGGTTTACCCAAGCCTATCCGGAACCGGCGTATCGGCAATGGGTAAAGGACACCTGGAGGCAGCGCCTGCGGCAGGCCAAGCAAAGCGGCCTGCCGCTTCAGCCCTTTCAGAAAAAAGTGGTTTGCAAAAACGGCGAAATCCGTCAGGTACTGGCCGGTGCGGGCCCGCTGGAAGGCGCTTACGAAAACGAATATCTGGTCACGCTGATGGACTTGACCGAGCAGTCTCGAATCAACAAGGCCTTGTCCGATGCCAACGTGTTATTGCAAACCGTCCTGGAAACCCTGCCGTTGCGGGTGTTTTGGAAGGATCGCCAATCCCGTTACCTGGGGGGCAATCGCTTGTTTGCCGAGGATGCCGGCCTGGCCGCCGTCGATGACTTGCTCGGCAAGAATGATCATCAGTTGGGTTGGTGGGCGCAGGCCGAGCAATATCAGGCCGACGACCGTCAGGTCATGGAAACGGGCCAGGGACGGGTAGGCTATGAAGAGCCGCAGACCCGCCCCAATGGCGAGAAAATCTGGCTGCGCACCTCGAAGTTACCGCTACGCAATAGTGATGGCGAGGTGATTGGCGTCTTGGGGATATATGAAGACATCAGCATGCGCAAGCGCATCGACGACCAATTGCTGTGGCGGACCACGTTTCTGGAAGCGTTGCTGGAAGCGACGCCGGACGGTATTTTGGCCGTGGACGAAACCGGCAATAAACTGTTGCAAAATCGAAGGTTGAGCGAATTGTGGGATATTCCGCCCGGCATTGCCGAGCAAGCCGACGACAGTCTGCAACTCGAGTTTGTAAAGAACAAGACCAGAAATCCGCGGCAATTTCTGGAAAAGGTGTCCTTCCTGTATGCGCATCCGGAAGAAACCAGCCGGGATGAAATCGAATTGGTCGACGGCAAGCTTCTGAAACGTTTTAGCGCGCCGGTGCGGGATCGCTTGGGACATTATTACGGCCGTATCTGGTATTTCACCGACATTACCGAGATGCGCAAAGGCGAACTCAGTTTGCGGCAGCAGGAGTACTACCAGCGTTCCTTGCTGGATAATTTCCCCTTCCTCGTGTGGCTGAAGGATAGGGAAAGCCGTTATTTGGCGGTGAACAGAACCTTTGCCCAGCAATGTCGTATCGGCATTCAGGATGTCATCGGTAAAACCGATTTCGACATTTTTCCGGCCGATTTGGCGCAAGGTTATCGCCGCAACGATGAAGAGGTGATGGCAAGCCGGCAACGAAAGCATATCGAGGAAAGTCTGCTGGTCGATGGATGCTGGCGCTGGATGGAGACTTACAAGGCGCCGTTGATCGATGACAAGGGTGAAGTGCTGGGTACGGTGGGGTTTTCCCGCGATATTAGCCCGCGCAAGGAGTCCGAGGAGGCGCTGAAGCTGGCCGCGCTGGTATTTGACAACAGCAGCGAGGCCATGCTGGTGACCGATGCCGAGAATAAGATTCTCAAGGTCAATGCGGCATTCACCCAGATCACCGGCTATTCCTTCGAGGAAGTGCGAGGGCAAGATCCCAAGATTCTGGCGTCGGGATTGCAAGATCAAGCCTTTTATAGGGCGATGTGGGATTCCATCAACGCCACGGGGGGCTGGCGTGGGGAAATCATCAATCGCCGCAAAACCGGCGAAATTTATATCGAAGAAATTACCATCAACAGCATTTTTGACGATCAAGGGCGGCCTCAGCGCCGCGTGGCTTTGTTCTCCGATATTACCCAGCGCAAACAGTCGGAAGAGCAAATCTGGCAGCAGGCCTATTTCGATCCGTTGACAGGTTTGCCCAATCGCAGGTTGATGCGCGAGCGCCTGGCGCAGGAAATCAAAAAAGCCCAACGCATGCAGCAGCGCTTCGGTTTGCTGTTCATCGATTTGGACCATTTCAAGGATGTCAACGATACCTTGGGTCATGAAATGGGCGATGAGTTGTTGAAGGAAGCCGGTCGCCGCTTGAGTGCCAGCGTGCGGGAATCGGATACCGTTGCCCGCCTCGGCGGCGACGAGTTTACGGTAATTCTCGGTGAAATGGCGAGTTTGGATGGGCTGGAAAGGGTGGCGAAGTTGCTGATTCAGCGCTTGAGCGAGCCCTTCACGCTGAGCGACGAGGTGGTGTTCGTGTCCGCCAGTATCGGCATTACGCTGTATCCGGACGATGGTCTGGAGCTGGGGCAATTGCTGCGCAATGCCGATCAGGCCATGTATGCGGCTAAAAACCTGGGCAGGAATCGTTATAGCTTCTTTACCGCGGCCATGCAGGAAGCCTTGACGGCCAGGGCGGCCATGGTGACCGATTTGCGCGGCGCTTTGGCCAATCAGGAATTCGGCTTGGTTTATCAACCCATTGTGGAATTGAGCAGCGGTGCCGTGCATAAGGCTGAAGCCTTGCTGCGTTGGCAGCATCCGGAGCGAGGCGGCATTAGCCCCGCGGAGTTCGTGCCGTTGGCGGAAGACGCGGGCCTGATCCATGAAATTGGCGATTGGGTGTTTCAAACGGCTAGCCGGCAAGTGGCGCGTTGGCGACAAATCCTGCATCCCGATTTCCAGATCAGCGTCAACAAATCACCGCAGCAATTTTTGGATAGCCGGCATGGCGCTCTCGACTGGTTGGACTGGCTGAGGCGCTTGGAATTGCCCGGCAACGCCGTTGCGGTGGAAATCACCGAAGGCTTGTTATTGGAGGCCAATACCAAGGCCAGCGAGCATTTGTTGGTATTTCGCGATGCCGGCGTGCAGGTGGCTATCGACGACTTCGGTACCGGTTATTCGTCCCTGGCTTATTTGAAAAAATTCGACATCGATTACTTGAAAATCGATCAGTCGTTCGTGAGTAACTTGAGCGCCGATTCCAGTGATTTTGTGCTGTGTCAGGCCATCATCGTGATGGCGCATAAACTGGGACTGAAGGTGATCGCGGAAGGGGTGGAAACCGAGGCGCAGAGAGACTTATTGAACGCGATCGGCTGTGATTATGCTCAGGGTTACCTGTTCGCCCAGCCGATGACAGTCGATGAGTTCGAGCGGCGTTTCGTTTTGAAATAA